A genomic stretch from Heterodontus francisci isolate sHetFra1 chromosome 23, sHetFra1.hap1, whole genome shotgun sequence includes:
- the LOC137383020 gene encoding transcription factor HES-5-like, with translation MASKTSGVISKEYSKEKITRKEKYKLMKPIIEKKRRDRINSSIGQLKALLREEFQNQEPNMKMEKADILEMTVNYLRLHSQRMFTVTYSKSLTQNFKEGYSRCLQEIQHFTFAPESKTDVQNKLVNHLHRAQEPPKSLCYSVAPMHHPTCQPGTKQEVKTSLTALWRPW, from the exons ATGGCTTCTAAAACCTCTGGCGTTATCTCAAAGGAATATTCTAAGGAAAAAATCACACGAAAGGAAAAATACAAA tTGATGAAGCCAATTATAGAGAAAAAGCGCCGAGACCGCATAAACAGCAGCATTGGCCAACTCAAAGCTTTACTGAGGGAAGAGTTTCAGAATCAAGAGCCTAACATGAAAATGGAGAAAGCTGACATCTTGGAGATGACCGTGAATTACCTGAGACTTCATAGTCAGCGCATGTTCACAG TGACCTACAGTAAGAGCCTCACTCAAAATTTTAAGGAAGGATATTCGCGCTGTCTGCAGGAGATTCAGCATTTCACGTTCGCCCCGGAAAGCAAGACCGACGTTCAGAATAAACTGGTGAACCATTTGCACAGAGCTCAGGAGCCCCCCAAGAGCCTGTGTTACTCTGTTGCTCCTATGCACCATCCCACCTGTCAACCAGGCACCAAGCAAGAAGTTAAAACCAGCCTCACAGCACTCTGGAGACCCTGGTAG